A region from the Longimicrobium sp. genome encodes:
- a CDS encoding DUF5677 domain-containing protein has product MTNPLNPLTPPDAPLGAHPLVLDRLGVAREVQRYFGQSLDVLKELIDYATNLEVRIHGMGVGETDRVVAVGVLFHRIIALLDATELLLRAGQVYSARIQTRALIEASWNLEWMLKADVSRRACQYYVLDLRNRVAELERFIPGTASNKEFEKVIESAKYLDAKNIFSMTPEDLAAIRKSRDDILQRIEEVSEFKAISIEIDKRKKLVGLKWFQLFGGPNETRDLAIKLSHLHEYEVFFRLDSNAVHGTWVQDHISIKNEIARAVPIRSLREFVRVGDVAWDVGFRTTEQVIRHFREGEMLAFVRQFVPNGKLRWNPPEVEVDIEAVVPYRNG; this is encoded by the coding sequence ATGACCAACCCGCTGAATCCGCTGACGCCCCCGGATGCTCCACTGGGAGCACATCCGCTAGTGCTGGACCGTCTCGGAGTGGCGCGGGAGGTTCAGAGATACTTCGGCCAGAGCCTGGATGTACTCAAAGAGCTAATCGATTATGCCACAAACTTGGAAGTGAGAATTCATGGGATGGGAGTGGGAGAGACGGATCGGGTTGTAGCCGTCGGAGTGCTATTCCATCGAATAATCGCACTTTTAGATGCGACTGAACTGCTGCTCCGAGCCGGTCAGGTCTACAGTGCGCGGATCCAAACGCGTGCCTTGATAGAGGCAAGCTGGAATTTGGAGTGGATGCTGAAAGCCGACGTAAGCCGGCGCGCGTGTCAGTACTACGTGTTGGACCTTCGGAACAGAGTAGCGGAACTGGAGCGGTTTATTCCAGGCACCGCGTCAAATAAGGAATTTGAAAAGGTCATCGAGAGCGCGAAGTATCTCGATGCGAAGAACATCTTCTCAATGACACCCGAAGATCTGGCGGCGATACGGAAGAGTCGGGACGACATACTTCAGCGCATTGAAGAAGTATCGGAATTCAAGGCGATTAGCATAGAGATCGACAAGCGCAAGAAACTCGTTGGTTTAAAGTGGTTCCAATTGTTTGGTGGTCCCAATGAGACGCGAGATCTCGCAATAAAGCTGAGTCATCTACATGAGTATGAGGTGTTTTTCAGACTAGATTCGAACGCAGTACACGGCACGTGGGTGCAGGACCATATCTCTATTAAGAATGAGATCGCACGAGCGGTCCCAATCCGTAGTCTCAGGGAGTTCGTCCGAGTAGGAGACGTAGCTTGGGATGTAGGTTTTCGCACTACAGAGCAGGTGATCAGGCATTTTCGTGAAGGGGAAATGCTTGCATTCGTACGGCAGTTCGTCCCTAACGGGAAGCTACGATGGAATCCTCCAGAGGTGGAGGTCGACATCGAGGCAGTCGTACCGTATCGCAACGGATAA
- a CDS encoding RtcB family protein, whose product MRIFGQHDENTLRQLHDVASRAERAALMADGHVGFTMPIGGVAAYRGRVSVVGVGFDIACGNAAIRTDLSVEDVTKGLTLDEVRRNPHRLTQDRRLIRLADEIASTVSFGLGRRNLADDAPVDDPLFQDPAWYAIPNTGGDRDTLRDKARRQLGTVGSGNHYVDVFADEAGAVWVGVHFGSRGFGHTVASDFLSLSQGGGWGQRAREKEVLLELEQPIGHDYWHLMELAGRYAYAGREWVARKVVELMGGSELELVHNHHNFAWKETHLSPEGEPVEYVVVRKGATPAFPGQKGFVGGSMGDDAVIVEGAAALEGSEVAQVQREALFSTVHGAGRVMSRTEAAGKRTRRGEVKKRGKIDPRMVEEWLQKKGVVLRGGGLDEAPQVYRRLTKVLDAQGPTIEVKHVLHPLVVVMAGAGEIDPYKD is encoded by the coding sequence ATGCGAATCTTCGGGCAGCACGATGAGAACACGCTACGGCAGCTCCACGACGTGGCGAGCCGCGCCGAGCGCGCCGCGCTGATGGCGGACGGGCACGTCGGCTTCACGATGCCGATCGGCGGGGTGGCGGCGTACCGGGGCCGGGTGTCGGTGGTGGGCGTGGGCTTCGACATCGCCTGCGGGAACGCGGCGATCCGCACGGACCTGTCGGTCGAGGACGTGACGAAGGGGCTCACGCTGGACGAGGTGCGGCGCAACCCGCACCGGCTCACGCAGGACCGGCGGCTGATCCGGCTGGCCGACGAGATCGCGTCCACGGTGTCGTTCGGGCTGGGGCGGAGGAACCTGGCCGACGACGCGCCGGTGGACGATCCGCTCTTCCAGGACCCGGCGTGGTACGCCATCCCCAACACCGGCGGCGACCGCGACACGCTGCGCGACAAGGCGCGCCGCCAGCTCGGCACCGTGGGGAGCGGCAACCACTACGTGGACGTCTTCGCCGACGAGGCGGGCGCCGTGTGGGTGGGGGTGCACTTCGGCAGCCGCGGCTTCGGGCACACCGTGGCGTCGGACTTCCTGTCGCTGTCGCAGGGCGGCGGCTGGGGGCAGCGCGCCCGCGAGAAGGAGGTGCTGCTCGAGCTGGAGCAGCCGATCGGGCACGACTACTGGCACCTGATGGAGCTGGCCGGGCGCTACGCCTACGCCGGGCGCGAGTGGGTGGCGCGCAAGGTGGTGGAGCTGATGGGCGGTTCGGAGCTGGAGCTGGTGCACAACCACCACAACTTCGCCTGGAAGGAGACGCACCTCTCGCCCGAGGGCGAGCCGGTGGAGTACGTGGTGGTCCGCAAGGGCGCCACGCCGGCCTTCCCCGGGCAGAAGGGCTTCGTCGGCGGCTCGATGGGCGACGACGCGGTGATCGTGGAGGGCGCGGCCGCGCTGGAGGGCAGCGAGGTGGCCCAGGTGCAGCGCGAGGCGCTCTTCTCCACGGTGCATGGCGCGGGGCGGGTGATGAGCCGCACCGAGGCCGCGGGGAAGCGCACCCGCCGCGGCGAGGTGAAGAAGCGGGGGAAGATCGACCCGCGCATGGTGGAGGAGTGGCTGCAGAAGAAGGGAGTGGTGCTGCGCGGCGGCGGCCTGGACGAGGCGCCGCAGGTCTACCGGCGCCTGACGAAGGTGCTGGACGCGCAGGGCCCCACCATCGAGGTGAAGCACGTCCTCCACCCGCTGGTCGTGGTGATGGCCGGCGCCGGCGAGATCGATCCGTACAAGGATTGA
- a CDS encoding RNA polymerase sigma factor produces the protein MVSGTAAAGRRDPREVPWLVLRAQAGDRAALEALLGHAEAELRPYAAVMIPDEDLRSDVLQEVLVLVYRKLGTLREPRAFGAWARRIAAREIFRALRDSRERERTHEELPPDLPADSVEPLASDGLLERLPALLEHVSPASRAVLALHYLDGLTLDETGAVLDLPPGTVKSRLAYGLAALRRLLRAPDP, from the coding sequence ATGGTGTCCGGGACGGCGGCGGCGGGGCGGCGCGACCCGCGCGAGGTGCCCTGGCTGGTGCTCCGCGCGCAGGCCGGCGACCGCGCCGCGCTGGAGGCCCTGCTGGGCCACGCCGAGGCCGAGCTGCGCCCGTACGCCGCCGTCATGATCCCGGACGAGGACCTCCGGAGCGACGTGCTCCAGGAGGTCCTCGTGCTCGTCTACCGCAAGCTGGGTACGCTGCGCGAGCCCCGCGCCTTCGGAGCGTGGGCGCGCCGCATCGCCGCCCGCGAGATCTTCCGCGCCCTGCGGGACTCCCGCGAGCGCGAGCGCACGCACGAGGAGCTGCCGCCCGACCTCCCCGCCGACTCCGTGGAGCCGCTCGCCTCCGACGGCCTGCTGGAGCGGCTCCCTGCGCTGCTGGAGCACGTCTCCCCCGCCAGCCGCGCCGTGCTGGCGCTGCACTACCTCGACGGCCTCACCCTCGACGAGACCGGCGCCGTGCTCGACCTCCCGCCCGGCACCGTCAAGTCCCGCCTGGCGTACGGCCTCGCCGCCCTGCGCCGCCTCCTGCGCGCGCCCGATCCGTAG
- a CDS encoding TonB-dependent receptor, translating to MKPSFSVFPVLATLVVLIALLPLPAAGQAGVVSGTIVDAESAAPLADASVTLEPRDAGALPAGGRAGEGPLRAARTGRTDAAGRYYFGAVAEGEYRLLVRRIGYRPATVEIALRGPAESRLSVGLTVQPVALEPVRAGAPARAANPYAGGGGGAEGAGARRVEVERMRQREHLAPDVRAVTRADVEEGVTLAETDLFRALQRLPGVGARDDYSAELLTRGAPWDHTRVYWDGVPLYHPVHTLGIFSGVNADAVGGVFLHPGAQPVSSGGGAAATLDVRSRRGGTAGARAGSAELSMASLRVAADGETDDGRHAWMLAARQSHVAWLTRRMEDRTRDKDFWATSRFADVAGRYDLRLGGGGALEASALWQRDVVSDGPDGDWLGGTRPRWGSLAARATLRAPLGPWRAELAAGTSRFDADVREREDAARLRGTLLSWPTLFSSGSRVRHLALEGRLEPPAAGAQPPVWRAGAGAVRQSVAFHGPPAYPLDLSLPPATVRLEEALAYGFAWAEGRWDAPGARLGVEAGVRVEGGEPVRGGGALRWAPRAAVRLRAGAGLTFSAAAGRSWQYVQAGPQLGEQAVTQHLWMLAGDSVPALVSDVATVGAEAWLGGAWLASVAAYERRSAGLTVTDPRPGEVVGRPLYAEGSLRAEGVELSVRRLAGRWTGSASYSWGVSTTRAAGLEYAGEGDQRHALDLAVRGRLGGGWKAGAAFTAASGPAFTRFYGGSAHCVESGRCTWAELPRAGEPGTLRAPAYASLDLDAEWSRDFGGWRLAAFLQVHNALARSNPARYNHSVHYARCGVGVPDPAGGCVDDVWSRGLPLLPVLGLRAAF from the coding sequence GTGAAGCCGTCTTTCTCCGTTTTCCCCGTCCTCGCGACGCTCGTCGTCCTGATCGCTCTCCTTCCCCTGCCGGCGGCGGGGCAGGCGGGCGTGGTGTCGGGCACCATCGTCGACGCGGAGAGCGCGGCGCCGCTGGCCGACGCGTCGGTCACGCTGGAGCCGCGCGATGCCGGGGCGCTCCCGGCGGGCGGCCGGGCGGGCGAGGGGCCGCTGCGCGCCGCGCGCACCGGGCGCACCGACGCGGCCGGGCGCTACTACTTCGGCGCCGTGGCCGAGGGCGAGTACCGGCTGCTGGTGCGGCGCATCGGCTACCGCCCCGCCACGGTGGAGATCGCGCTGCGCGGCCCCGCCGAGTCGCGCCTGTCGGTGGGGCTCACCGTGCAGCCGGTGGCGCTGGAGCCCGTGCGCGCCGGCGCCCCGGCCCGCGCGGCCAACCCGTACGCGGGCGGCGGGGGCGGCGCGGAGGGCGCCGGCGCGCGCCGGGTGGAGGTGGAGCGGATGCGGCAGCGCGAGCACCTGGCGCCCGATGTGCGCGCCGTCACCCGCGCCGACGTGGAGGAGGGGGTCACCCTGGCCGAGACCGACCTCTTCCGCGCCCTGCAGCGCCTTCCCGGCGTGGGCGCGCGCGACGACTACAGCGCCGAGCTCCTCACCCGCGGCGCGCCGTGGGACCACACGCGCGTCTACTGGGACGGCGTGCCGCTCTACCACCCCGTGCACACGCTGGGGATCTTCTCGGGGGTGAACGCCGACGCGGTGGGCGGCGTCTTCCTCCACCCCGGCGCGCAGCCCGTCTCCTCGGGCGGCGGCGCGGCGGCCACGCTCGACGTGCGCTCGCGCCGCGGGGGAACCGCGGGTGCGCGCGCCGGCTCGGCCGAGTTGTCGATGGCGTCGCTGCGCGTGGCGGCCGACGGGGAGACGGACGACGGGCGGCACGCGTGGATGCTGGCGGCGCGGCAGAGCCACGTGGCCTGGCTCACCCGGCGGATGGAGGACCGCACCCGCGACAAGGACTTCTGGGCCACCAGCCGCTTCGCCGACGTGGCGGGGCGCTACGACCTGCGCCTGGGCGGCGGCGGCGCCCTGGAGGCGAGCGCGCTCTGGCAGCGCGACGTGGTGAGCGACGGCCCCGACGGCGACTGGCTGGGCGGCACCCGCCCGCGCTGGGGGAGCCTGGCCGCCCGCGCGACCCTGCGCGCGCCGCTCGGCCCCTGGCGCGCCGAGCTGGCGGCCGGGACCAGCCGCTTCGACGCCGACGTGCGCGAGCGCGAGGACGCGGCCCGGCTGCGGGGGACGCTGCTGTCGTGGCCCACCCTGTTCAGCTCGGGGAGCCGGGTGCGCCACCTGGCGCTGGAGGGGCGCCTGGAGCCGCCGGCGGCGGGGGCCCAGCCGCCGGTGTGGCGCGCGGGCGCGGGGGCGGTGCGGCAGTCGGTGGCGTTCCACGGCCCGCCCGCCTACCCGCTGGACCTGTCGCTCCCGCCCGCCACGGTGCGGCTGGAGGAGGCGCTCGCGTACGGCTTCGCGTGGGCCGAGGGGCGCTGGGACGCCCCCGGCGCCCGGCTGGGGGTGGAGGCGGGGGTGCGGGTGGAGGGGGGCGAGCCCGTCCGCGGCGGCGGCGCGCTGCGCTGGGCCCCGCGGGCGGCCGTGCGGCTGCGCGCAGGTGCGGGGCTCACCTTCTCGGCGGCGGCGGGGCGGAGCTGGCAGTACGTGCAGGCGGGCCCGCAGCTCGGCGAGCAGGCCGTCACCCAGCACCTGTGGATGCTGGCGGGCGACTCGGTCCCGGCGCTCGTCTCCGACGTGGCCACGGTGGGCGCCGAGGCGTGGCTGGGAGGCGCGTGGCTGGCCTCGGTGGCGGCGTACGAGCGGCGCTCGGCGGGGCTTACGGTGACCGACCCGCGCCCGGGCGAGGTGGTGGGGCGCCCGCTCTACGCCGAGGGGAGCCTGCGGGCGGAAGGGGTGGAGCTCTCGGTGCGCCGGCTGGCGGGGCGGTGGACGGGCTCGGCCTCGTACTCGTGGGGCGTCTCCACGACGCGGGCGGCGGGGCTCGAGTACGCGGGCGAGGGCGACCAGCGCCACGCGCTGGACCTGGCGGTGCGCGGGCGGCTGGGCGGCGGCTGGAAGGCCGGGGCGGCGTTCACGGCGGCGTCGGGGCCCGCCTTCACCCGCTTCTACGGCGGGAGCGCGCACTGCGTGGAGAGCGGGCGCTGCACGTGGGCGGAACTGCCGCGGGCGGGCGAGCCGGGGACGCTCCGGGCGCCGGCGTACGCCTCGCTGGACCTGGACGCGGAGTGGAGCCGCGACTTCGGCGGCTGGCGGCTGGCGGCGTTCCTCCAGGTGCACAACGCGCTCGCCCGCAGCAATCCCGCGCGCTACAACCACAGCGTGCACTACGCGCGCTGCGGGGTGGGCGTCCCCGACCCGGCGGGCGGGTGCGTGGACGACGTGTGGAGCCGGGGGCTTCCCCTGCTCCCGGTGCTGGGGCTGCGCGCGGCGTTCTAG
- a CDS encoding sigma-70 family RNA polymerase sigma factor has protein sequence MDAGRLFAEHHASLFRYLSRLTGDPDLAEDAAQEAFARLVERPPPAEHARAWLFRVGTNAARMSARTGTRRRRLLEAAPGRAPVGDAPRAPDDAAELAELRDRVRRALGALPERDRVVLLMREEGFTHREIAAAVGTTTGSVGTMVARALARLAPVLRLDEEEP, from the coding sequence ATGGACGCCGGCCGCCTGTTCGCGGAGCACCACGCCTCGCTCTTCCGCTACCTGTCGCGACTCACGGGCGACCCCGACCTGGCGGAGGACGCGGCGCAGGAGGCGTTCGCGCGGCTGGTGGAGCGGCCGCCCCCGGCCGAGCACGCGCGGGCGTGGCTCTTCCGGGTGGGGACCAACGCGGCGCGGATGTCGGCGCGCACGGGGACCAGGCGGCGGCGCCTGCTGGAGGCGGCTCCCGGGCGGGCGCCGGTGGGAGATGCGCCGAGGGCCCCCGACGACGCGGCGGAGCTGGCGGAGCTGAGGGACCGGGTGCGGCGCGCGCTGGGCGCGCTCCCCGAGCGCGACCGGGTGGTGCTGCTGATGCGCGAGGAGGGGTTCACGCACCGCGAGATCGCCGCGGCGGTGGGGACCACCACGGGGTCGGTGGGGACGATGGTGGCGCGGGCGCTGGCCCGGCTCGCGCCCGTGCTGCGACTGGACGAGGAGGAGCCATGA
- a CDS encoding 3' terminal RNA ribose 2'-O-methyltransferase Hen1: MLLTIRTTHRPATDLGYLLGKNPARAQSFELAFGHAHVFYPEATDEACTAALLLDVDPIGLVRGRGSGEGAIDQYVNDRPYVASSFLSVAISRVLRSALAGTSRERPELAQAPIPLEAKIAVLPCRGGEDFLRRLFEPLGYTVRAEPHPLDEGQPEWGGSRYSTVTLSGVARLCDLLAHVYVLVPVLDGRKHYFVGDDEVAKLLRHGEGWLAAHPEREAIARRYLKHRHSLVREAIARLVEQAEPDDGEEAPEAARDAEEAVVERTLSLNEQRLAAVLAALQASGARRVLDLGCGEGRLLRMLLGDPRFAQVVGVDVSHRALEIAADRLRLDRLPERARERVKLLHGSLMYRDRRLEGFDAAAVVEVVEHLDPPRLAAFERVLWERARPGTIVLTTPNAEYNVRWPSLPAGKFRHRDHRFEWTRSELRAWAEGVAGRFGYAVRFLPVGPDDPEVGPPTQMAVFTRGDGGGTDG; this comes from the coding sequence ATGCTGCTGACCATCCGCACCACGCACCGTCCGGCGACGGACCTGGGCTACCTGCTGGGGAAGAACCCGGCGCGCGCGCAGAGCTTCGAGCTGGCGTTCGGGCACGCGCACGTCTTCTACCCGGAGGCGACGGACGAGGCGTGCACGGCGGCGCTGCTGCTGGACGTGGATCCCATCGGCCTGGTGCGCGGGCGCGGCTCAGGCGAGGGCGCGATCGACCAGTACGTGAACGACCGGCCGTACGTGGCGTCGTCCTTCCTGTCGGTGGCGATCTCGCGCGTGCTGAGGAGCGCGCTGGCGGGGACGAGCCGCGAGCGGCCGGAACTGGCCCAGGCGCCGATCCCGCTGGAGGCGAAGATCGCCGTGCTCCCCTGCCGCGGGGGCGAGGACTTCCTGCGGCGCCTGTTCGAGCCGCTGGGCTACACCGTCCGCGCCGAGCCGCACCCGCTGGACGAGGGCCAGCCGGAGTGGGGCGGGAGCCGCTACTCCACGGTGACGCTCTCGGGCGTGGCGCGGCTGTGCGACCTGCTGGCGCACGTGTACGTGCTGGTGCCGGTGCTCGACGGGCGGAAGCACTACTTCGTGGGCGACGACGAGGTGGCCAAGCTGCTGCGCCACGGCGAGGGGTGGCTGGCCGCGCACCCGGAGCGCGAGGCGATCGCCCGGCGCTACCTGAAGCACCGGCACTCGCTGGTGCGCGAGGCCATCGCCCGGCTGGTGGAGCAGGCGGAGCCGGACGACGGGGAGGAGGCTCCGGAGGCGGCGCGCGACGCGGAGGAGGCCGTCGTCGAGCGCACGCTGAGCCTCAACGAGCAGCGGCTGGCGGCGGTGCTGGCGGCGCTCCAGGCGAGCGGCGCCCGGCGCGTGCTGGACCTGGGGTGCGGCGAGGGCCGCCTGCTGCGCATGCTGCTGGGCGACCCGCGGTTCGCCCAGGTGGTGGGGGTGGACGTGTCGCACCGGGCGCTGGAGATCGCGGCGGACCGGCTGCGGCTGGACCGGCTGCCGGAGCGGGCGCGCGAGCGCGTGAAGCTGCTGCACGGCTCGCTCATGTACCGCGACCGGCGGCTGGAGGGCTTCGACGCGGCGGCCGTGGTGGAGGTCGTCGAGCACCTGGACCCGCCGCGGCTGGCGGCGTTCGAGCGCGTGCTGTGGGAGCGGGCGCGGCCGGGCACGATCGTGCTCACCACGCCCAACGCCGAGTACAACGTGCGCTGGCCCTCGCTCCCGGCGGGGAAGTTCCGCCACCGCGACCACCGCTTCGAGTGGACGCGCTCCGAGCTCCGGGCGTGGGCCGAGGGCGTGGCGGGCCGCTTCGGCTACGCGGTGCGCTTCCTCCCCGTGGGTCCCGACGACCCGGAGGTGGGCCCGCCCACGCAGATGGCGGTCTTCACCCGGGGCGACGGGGGAGGGACGGACGGATGA
- a CDS encoding polynucleotide kinase-phosphatase, producing MTDPIVQPIRPAPPARAPAGPRTLTIPDLSLVVLVGVSGCGKSTFARRHFLPTEVLSSDWFRALVSDDETDQSATTDAFDALHFVARRRLKRGRLTVIDATNVQSAARKPLVALAKEHHVHAVAIVLDISERVCSERNRSRADRQVPGHVIPQQHAQLRRSLRDLRREGFRHVFVLESPDEVDQAVVVREPLWTDRRGDPGPFDVIGDVHGCADELEELLDRLGYVPGEDGVRRHPEGRKAVFLGDLVDRGPRVADVLKIAMPMVEAGAALAVPGNHDVKLVKALRGRNVQVRHGLQTSLDDLARETPEFRERVAAFLDGLVSHYVLDGGRLVVAHAGMKEELQGRASGRVREFALYGDTTGETDELGLPVRNDWAAEYRGQAAVVYGHTVVPRAEWLNRTINIDTGCVFGGSLTALRWPERELVSVPARQVYAEPARPFLPEPGAEAVASAQHAHDELLDLEDVAGKRIVETRLLRTVTIREENAAAALEVMSRFAADPRWLVYLPPTMSPSETSRREGLLEHPAEALDHYRREGVAKVVCEEKHMGSRAVVVACRDEAAARRRFGVDGEAGIVYTCTGRRFFDDPALEAGALAVLRGALAASGFWETMETDWVVLDCELMPWSAKAQELIRGQYAAVGAAARGALSEATAALRAAAESGVDVGPLLARYTDRERLVERYAAAYRRYCWPVASLDDLRLAPFHVLATEGAVHVDRDHLWHLETIAKVRGAAGRLLYPTEYRVVDLDDPAGEEEATAWWEEMTERGGEGMVVKPLGFVAHGRRGLAQPAVKCRGREYLRIIYGPEYTLPENLERLRRRGLGAKRSLALREFALGVEGLERFARGEPLRRVHECVFGVLALESEPVDPRL from the coding sequence ATGACCGACCCCATCGTTCAGCCGATCCGGCCCGCGCCGCCCGCCCGCGCCCCCGCCGGGCCGCGCACCCTCACCATCCCCGACCTGTCGCTGGTGGTGCTGGTGGGCGTGTCCGGCTGCGGGAAGTCGACCTTCGCGCGCAGGCACTTCCTGCCGACCGAGGTGCTCTCGTCCGACTGGTTCCGCGCGCTGGTCTCCGACGACGAGACCGACCAGTCGGCCACCACCGACGCCTTCGACGCGCTGCACTTCGTCGCCCGCCGGCGGCTGAAGCGCGGGCGGCTCACGGTGATCGACGCCACCAACGTGCAGTCCGCCGCCCGCAAGCCGCTGGTGGCGCTGGCGAAGGAGCACCACGTCCACGCCGTCGCCATCGTGCTCGACATCTCCGAGCGCGTCTGCTCCGAGCGCAACCGCTCGCGCGCCGACCGCCAGGTGCCGGGCCACGTCATCCCCCAGCAGCACGCGCAGCTGCGCCGCTCCCTGCGCGACCTGCGGCGCGAGGGCTTCCGCCACGTCTTCGTCCTCGAATCTCCCGACGAGGTCGACCAGGCGGTCGTCGTCCGCGAGCCGCTGTGGACCGACCGCCGCGGCGACCCCGGCCCCTTCGACGTCATCGGCGACGTGCACGGGTGCGCGGACGAGCTGGAGGAGCTGCTGGACCGCCTCGGCTACGTCCCGGGCGAGGACGGCGTGCGGCGCCACCCGGAAGGCCGCAAGGCCGTTTTCCTGGGCGACCTGGTGGACCGCGGCCCGCGCGTGGCCGACGTGCTGAAGATCGCGATGCCGATGGTCGAGGCGGGAGCGGCGCTCGCCGTCCCCGGCAACCACGACGTCAAGCTGGTGAAGGCGCTGCGCGGCCGGAACGTGCAGGTCCGGCACGGGCTGCAGACCTCGCTCGACGACCTGGCGCGCGAGACGCCCGAGTTCCGCGAGCGGGTGGCCGCCTTCCTGGACGGGCTGGTGAGCCACTACGTGCTGGACGGCGGCCGGCTCGTCGTCGCCCACGCGGGGATGAAGGAGGAGCTGCAGGGGCGCGCCTCGGGCCGCGTGCGCGAGTTCGCCCTCTACGGCGACACCACGGGCGAGACCGACGAGCTCGGGCTGCCGGTCCGCAACGACTGGGCGGCCGAGTACCGGGGCCAGGCGGCGGTGGTCTACGGCCACACCGTGGTTCCCCGCGCCGAGTGGCTGAACCGGACGATCAACATCGACACCGGCTGCGTCTTCGGCGGGAGCCTGACGGCGCTGCGCTGGCCCGAGCGCGAGCTGGTGTCCGTCCCCGCGCGGCAGGTCTACGCGGAGCCGGCGCGGCCCTTCCTCCCCGAGCCCGGCGCGGAGGCGGTGGCGAGCGCCCAGCACGCCCACGACGAGCTGCTGGACCTGGAGGACGTGGCGGGGAAGCGCATCGTCGAGACGCGGCTGCTGCGCACGGTCACCATCCGCGAAGAGAACGCGGCGGCCGCGCTGGAGGTGATGAGCCGCTTCGCCGCCGACCCCCGGTGGCTCGTCTACCTCCCGCCGACCATGTCGCCCTCGGAGACCAGCCGGCGCGAGGGGCTGCTGGAGCACCCGGCCGAGGCGCTCGACCATTACCGCCGCGAGGGCGTGGCGAAGGTGGTGTGCGAGGAGAAGCACATGGGCTCGCGCGCCGTGGTGGTGGCCTGCCGCGACGAGGCGGCGGCCCGGCGGCGCTTCGGGGTCGACGGCGAGGCGGGGATCGTCTACACCTGCACCGGCCGCCGCTTCTTCGACGACCCGGCGCTGGAGGCCGGGGCGCTGGCGGTGCTGCGCGGCGCGCTGGCGGCGTCCGGCTTCTGGGAGACGATGGAGACGGACTGGGTGGTGCTGGACTGCGAGCTGATGCCCTGGTCGGCCAAGGCGCAGGAGCTGATCCGCGGCCAGTACGCCGCCGTGGGCGCCGCCGCCCGCGGCGCGCTCTCCGAGGCCACGGCGGCGCTCCGCGCGGCCGCCGAGTCGGGCGTCGACGTGGGCCCCCTGCTGGCGCGCTACACCGACCGCGAGCGGCTGGTGGAGCGGTACGCGGCCGCCTACCGCCGCTACTGCTGGCCGGTGGCCTCGCTCGACGACCTGCGCCTGGCGCCGTTCCACGTGCTGGCCACCGAGGGAGCCGTCCACGTGGACCGCGACCACCTGTGGCACCTGGAGACGATCGCGAAGGTGCGCGGCGCGGCCGGGCGGCTGCTGTATCCGACCGAGTACCGCGTGGTGGACCTGGACGACCCGGCGGGCGAGGAGGAGGCGACCGCCTGGTGGGAGGAGATGACGGAGCGGGGCGGGGAGGGGATGGTGGTGAAGCCGCTCGGCTTCGTGGCGCACGGCCGCCGCGGCCTGGCGCAGCCGGCGGTGAAGTGCCGCGGCCGCGAGTACCTGCGCATCATCTACGGCCCGGAGTACACGCTGCCGGAGAACCTGGAGCGCCTGCGCAGGCGCGGGCTGGGCGCCAAGCGCTCGCTGGCCCTGCGCGAGTTCGCGCTCGGCGTCGAGGGCCTGGAGCGCTTCGCCCGCGGCGAGCCCCTGCGCCGCGTGCACGAGTGCGTCTTCGGCGTCCTGGCGCTGGAGTCGGAGCCGGTCGATCCGCGGCTGTGA
- a CDS encoding helix-turn-helix transcriptional regulator produces MPALLHFSEKVLNEAELPARLRRLVKTLAGSLPPDEMAAPLVVAYASELILGNGTALPRWHSRPDTRFLIIIDVPEPAIIRLPELLGLRRADDRIHATRDPGAIRRLIISLSRRDPFLGIVDAYIVGNTLDVVTGDFVLRSFPLDRVPGLDALGDVAAREFEIDEDGSYLHWPAGDLHMGVSQLLQAVDPMYLAEIEIERYSNDHTGAALRSIREEKRVRQSDIRGLSERQVRRIEDGISRLRADTARKFAEAFAMPLGDLLNEVARRAGQLRSAQETAPAEAKRTKNAAPGTSGGPEAAVLGGRNA; encoded by the coding sequence ATGCCCGCGCTCCTTCACTTTTCTGAGAAGGTTTTGAACGAAGCCGAACTGCCTGCACGCTTGCGCAGGCTGGTGAAGACGCTTGCCGGCTCGTTACCTCCTGATGAAATGGCGGCTCCTCTGGTGGTTGCGTACGCGTCCGAGTTGATCCTCGGGAACGGGACCGCACTGCCCCGGTGGCATTCACGACCGGATACCCGCTTTCTGATCATCATCGATGTGCCGGAGCCAGCGATCATCCGTCTTCCCGAATTGCTCGGACTCCGCCGGGCTGACGATCGTATCCATGCAACACGCGACCCGGGGGCAATCCGTCGGCTGATCATCTCGCTCTCCCGGCGGGATCCGTTCCTCGGGATCGTGGACGCTTATATCGTCGGGAACACTCTCGACGTGGTGACCGGGGACTTCGTCCTCCGCTCGTTTCCACTGGACCGGGTGCCTGGCCTCGACGCGCTGGGGGACGTGGCGGCGCGTGAGTTCGAGATCGACGAGGACGGCTCGTATCTACACTGGCCCGCCGGCGACCTCCATATGGGGGTCTCCCAACTCCTGCAGGCGGTCGACCCGATGTACCTGGCCGAGATTGAGATCGAGCGGTACTCCAATGACCACACCGGGGCGGCACTGCGGTCGATTCGCGAAGAGAAACGGGTGAGACAGAGCGACATCCGCGGCCTGAGCGAACGGCAGGTGCGGCGCATCGAAGACGGGATCTCACGGCTTCGCGCCGACACTGCGCGGAAGTTCGCCGAGGCGTTCGCGATGCCGCTCGGCGATCTGCTGAACGAAGTCGCACGCCGCGCCGGTCAGTTGCGCAGCGCACAGGAAACGGCGCCGGCGGAGGCGAAGCGGACAAAGAACGCGGCACCAGGAACGTCCGGCGGCCCTGAAGCAGCAGTTCTCGGCGGAAGGAATGCGTGA